GGGGGGTTTCGCTGGCCATCGCGGTAGCCCCCCCGCCGCTCTGATTAAAGAATGCGTCTTGCTTCGAGGGCTGATACTCGATGCATGGAAGCACGCCATGTCAGTGCTTTGCTTTCTACTACTAGCCTAGCGCTCACGGTGGGCAGCACTAGTTGTGGTGCATCAGCCTAATTAAGCTACTTTTAAGACTCAGGTTTTGCCTTTGCGTGGATGAGCAAAAGCTGCAATATACAGAAAATTTGATGAAAAAAATTTCGCGTTTGAGGCAGAAATCACTCACGGCATCGGCATGGGAGCTTTTTCTGTGGATTGTTTCCCATGTTGTGTGTTAATGGTAGGTAAGGTAAACACAAACAAGATAGGACATGCACAAAAAGGTTCCATTCCTTGACTTGGGCAGTGATGCTTCCCCTCATACCATAGTTGAATATGGTAGGAGATTTTCAAAGTACCCCACTCCTCCGAGTTGCATTGAGGGTAGTCCACTCCATGTGCCTTGTTTACATCAAGATCCTAGGGGAGTCACATATATATACTCAAAATCCCCATTACGTTAAAACTTGGTAGCGCTGCCCCTAAATCCATACTGCCTTCTCATTATGAAGATTCTAGGTTTTAGTTTGTGGTCTCCATAAATTTTCTACTTTTAGAGAGTTACGGATATGTTTGGTTCTCTCAGAGAATGCAGTGCTCCACTAAGTTCTTTCTTTGTTACGGTTCTTTGAAAACATGGCTCGTACATTCTGTCCTGGAAAATTTTGTATGAAAGAAAACCAGGGCAATCATTGTACTTGTAACTGGTGTTTAGCGGTGCTAATTGACACTCATATtacttctccctttttttcttgctTTGGTCTCATGTTTCTTCTTGGCTTCAGTATTTCAGCATGATTGAACTTGCCCCCAACAACGATGTGCTGGAGAAGTGCATTAAAGACATCCTCTCTCAAATAAAACCGGCAGATGATGATCTGAACAAAAGACTATCTGCAATTAAGGAGCTGGAAGTTTCCATGCAACCAGTTGCAGCCTTGAAAGGTAACTTACTCCTTTACTACCATGGGAGCCTTATCCATTATTTGGAAATGAGCCTGATATTGACAGTGAAGTTTGTGCTGCACTCTGCACTACTGAAGGGAAAGCCTTTTCCTTTTGTCCATGGACTTTTGATATAAATTTCTGAAACACAGTATTTGTAATCCGTTACAGGACGTCTGCAAAGTTGAATATATCCCCAAAGGTTTTCCATAGAGTCTATCATATTCCTAAAGAACCCTAGAGTAGTTTGTGTTTGAGAATAGCAAAGAACCAAAGACGATAGATGAGAAGCGGTAATCTAGTCACCTGTGAATGCACTTCATTTGGAGACTAAGTATTGCAATGGTGACTCATTGACAGGTCCAGGTGTCTGCCACTGTGTAACTAGTGACCTATGGCGGCAATATGGGATTTGCTAGGTTATGAGCTGCTCAAATGACACACAATGATCTTTACCAGAGGATAGATTTATTTCTTGTCATAGACTTAATTAACCAACATACAGGTCAAGAAATTTGAAATTTCTATAATGACAAGTGAAAGGTGTTTGAAGTTTCTCATGATACAGTTTAAATGTTGCTTTACCTGATTTTCTCACTTTCCTTACAGGTGCTGCTGCAAAACCTTTCGGATCCTTTCTATCAAATCTAtactcaaaatcaggagatttgGATATATCAGTTCAGCTCATGAATAGCTCAAACCTTCCTATAAACAAGAAAAAGAAGATAAGTATCTTGAAAGCAGTAAGGACAGCTTTGCAAAGGGGAGGTAATTCTATCTATTCTACAATACATAAGCCTACATAATGCGTTGCCTGATCACTCTATCCTGCGAATAGCATTAACCAGAATGATGAATTTCTAGTTTCGACTTGTGAATACTCATAGCTTTTGTGGTAAAACAGTCATCATATGTTTGTGTGCACCAAGTAGTACAAATCATGTGAGGGACCATCATTCTAACTTATGTGTCTGGCTGTGATTTATTCAAGAATTTCATTATTGTTCTGTGGTTGGTGAATTTACTGTGGCACTTTGTTTTTTTGCCCCTGTGATGGTTTTTAGCACTCCATGCCTACTGAACATCTCATTTAAATTTGGTTGTGCTCCTTTTATTGTATTTAGGTGTTTATGGATATATGGAGTTCATTCCTCAAGCAAGAGTCCCAGTTCTTCAGTACGTGAGCAACCGCTTTGGCATTTCCTGCGATTTATCCGTTGATAACTACCCTGGTCGAATTAAATCCAAAATCTTCTACTGGATCAGTACTTTGGATGAGCGCTTTGGTGATATGGTTTTATTGGTAAGCTCCAAAGTGATAGTCTTTTGCTGATGGGTTTTTCTAGTAAACCCAAGGCTCAGCATCAAGTTTCCTTGCAGATCAAGGAGTGGGCAAAAGCTCAAAACATTAATGATCCAAAAAGTGGGACCCTGAACTCCTATTCGCTTTGCCTACTTGTTCTCTTTCATTTTCAGGTAATACTTCTTACTTTGGAAGTTAAGTCCAATTATCTTGTTTATCGTTTCaataatatcttttgcttacctctCTGATGCTAAATTTTGAGACATGTGAGCCAGCAATCCTACCACCTTTGGAGGACATTTATGAAGGGAATATCACAGAAGATTTTGCAGGTTCAGTGAACTCATATTTTCTCTGATGGTTGTCTAGCGTACTAGTTCCTGGTAACTTACTCATTACAGTCACATGTAGACATGACGCTTTATAATGAGGAACATCTTGACGAGGTTTGTGCTGCAAATATAGCAAAATTTCAAAGCCAGAACAAGGAACAAAGAAATGAAAGCTCTCTTTGTCATCTCCTTGCAACCTTTTTTCACAAGGTAACTGAGCATTGTGCCCTCACTATCTTTGCTAAGCCAACCATCTCTCTGACTATCTTAATTGTACTCTTATCACTTGTAGTTAACATCTTCATAAAACAGGCTACTTGTGTTTTCAGGAAATTTCCTTTTTGTCTTGGTTACGGTCATTTAATTTCCTGGTACACTTTTAGGCCATATTTTAATTAGTGATACTTCAACTAATTTGTTGATACTTCAACTAATTTGTTGATACTTCAACTAATTGATAGGAGCTTTCAGGACAGTGATAACAGAAATATTTCACTAGAATTTGTCATACAACTTACAAGGAGGCGAAATGCTAATTGATATGATAGGATATTTCAGAGCAATAATAGCATAAATATTTTACTAGAATTTGTTAAACTCCATATAACTAGTTATATTCCACAGGACAGTGTCACACAGCATCAGCCAGTCGCAAACTGTCCCATATTGTTTATTTTGCTGGGGTTACATTCCCAATAAAGCAAACTATCTTCTTTGCATTCGCTAAATATGCTAATCCCTTGGTTTCATGGATTAGTTCATGTTGCTAGCTTAAGTTTTTGAAGTTTTTGCCAATGAAAGCACGTTTAGCATTTATCCGCTATTACTCATTTGCTGGATGAGTATGTGCAATGGAATTTGGTATGGATAAATTTTTGATACCAAAAGGACACAACCATTCTCATATCAAAAGGCATTCTGCATTTCCTCATTTTTACCTCAAGAAACAAGCCTAACTGGTGATCTTGTATTGTTTGCAGTTTTGTCACATTGACTCCCTTTCGAGTGATGTGATATCTACCTACACGGGTCAGTTCAAGAAGATTCAGGACATTCCAATTTTGAGGAAGAAACCCTATAGCTTGTTTGTAAGACCAATATCCTGTGCATTTTGCTGCTGATATAATCAAGAATTTACCCTACATACTGACATGACATCTGTTTGTTACTCTTGTTTAGGTCGAAGATCCAGTTGAGAGGCCTGATAATGCTGCTAGAGCGGTTGGTGAGAGAGGGCTCCTCCTAATTGCTAGCGCCTTCAGTGATGCTAAGAACAAGTTAGCTTCTCTCGAGCATACTGACCGAAACGACTTACTGGCAATGTTGTCCACACCTGGTGTTTGCTCAAAACTTGGTGGAAGAGTCATCGCTAACAATTATACAAATACCCCGCAAAGGACTCGACAACATGTAATCAACGTGGGAGCTAAGGTATCTAATAATCAACCTCGCCTCAGAGCCAAAGGATTTACAGGAAGCAGACCAGTCAAGAATCCTACTCAGGCAAACACTGTCCAGAATCCTACTCAGGTGAACACTGATACTGCAGGGCGCCAAACGCCAGGACACCACCGAAATCATGACCCTCCTCAGGTTTATGCTAACGCAGCAGTTCATCAGCCATCAAGACAGCCAGGGCTATACACAAACCATTATCCCTCATCGGCATATACTTCGGGCCGCCAAACAACAGGATCATACCTGAGTCAGAGCCATCCACAGGCGCACACTACATGGGGCCCGACAGGGGTACCATACGAGAATCATAATCATCAACCGGCGTATACCCCAGTGTACCAAGCAGCAGGGCCGTACTACTATCCGAGTCAACAGCAGCCTCATACAAGCGGGTTCCAAACACCAGGATCATACCAGAACGAGTATCAGAGTCAGTCGCCTGTTCATACAAGCGGGATCCAAAGGCCAGGACCATACAACTATCATAGTCAACCGCAGGGTCATACAACTGGGGTTCACATGCCAGGACAATACCAGAATGGATGTTACAATCAGCTGGCGTATACTGCAGGCCAAGGATCACACCAGAACTGGCGTGGGGCGCAATACACACCCGGCCATCAGGCGAGGTATTATAGGAATGGGGTGACTACAAGGTACGAGCCTGTTGCTGGAGGACTCCAGAATGGACCGGCACGGGCACGGGACTCGCGGTCGCAAGGCTCCTCAAGCCGTACGGAATGGCGAGGAAGCAGCCAACATCAGACCTGACCAGAACTGTTAGTCGCAGCAAAGATAGCAATTTGCTGTTTCCATTGGCTGACAAAATGTATCGATTTCGATTTCATGATGTATGTCATCCTTCATACTTTAGCTTGTCGCGAAGGCAATGTAACGATTTCCACTAAAGATTTTGTGCAGAATGTTTCGCTGGTGAAATGTCACTTGAGATGCCAAACCTTGCATTTCCCTCTTCCCTGATGATGACTAGAGCGTTGTTGCCTTTATCCACTGAACTTTGATGGACATGCATTCCCCTTGTGCTGCATCTTCTCTTTTAGAGCAGTGACTAGGGGTTTCAATGCTTAGTGTACCCGTAAATGCAATTTTCTTAGAAAAATGCTACATATCACTGCTTTTGACTTGAGCATTTTGCCCTCGGTCCTCCTTCCCTCGGCTATTGTACTGAACGTGTTCTTTCGGGTGGTACGTGATGGTCATGACCAATGAGCAATGAAAGAGAGAAGAAATAGATCAAAAGGAAAATGGGGCAGTCTTTGCCTTTCTTTTTGCGGAAAAAACTTCCGATCTACTCCATCAAACATCATGGCAGTATAAGAACACGAGAAGTAGTAAAATTTATGtccgtagaccatctagcgacgactacaaccATTTGGAGGGAGCCGAAGACGCGTCACTGTCATTGCCCCACTTCACTGGAACTGAGCAAACCTTGTTGTAATAaacgcaaaccttgttgtagtagacaatagTAAATCATTGTGTTAAGGCTTAAGACCCTAAAGGACAAACACACAACAACAACGCCGCCAATCAAGAGAAGTACAAGGATCCAACCTATAGACATATGAATGTAGCCCGAACGAAGCTTGAGTCTTCGCATATCCATCAAAGACAAACACCAATTCCgtgagatccgccggagacacgccTCCACACGCAGTCC
The Triticum dicoccoides isolate Atlit2015 ecotype Zavitan chromosome 3A, WEW_v2.0, whole genome shotgun sequence genome window above contains:
- the LOC119269569 gene encoding protein HESO1-like → MIELAPNNDVLEKCIKDILSQIKPADDDLNKRLSAIKELEVSMQPVAALKGAAAKPFGSFLSNLYSKSGDLDISVQLMNSSNLPINKKKKISILKAVRTALQRGGVYGYMEFIPQARVPVLQYVSNRFGISCDLSVDNYPGRIKSKIFYWISTLDERFGDMVLLIKEWAKAQNINDPKSGTLNSYSLCLLVLFHFQTCEPAILPPLEDIYEGNITEDFADMTLYNEEHLDEVCAANIAKFQSQNKEQRNESSLCHLLATFFHKFCHIDSLSSDVISTYTGQFKKIQDIPILRKKPYSLFVEDPVERPDNAARAVGERGLLLIASAFSDAKNKLASLEHTDRNDLLAMLSTPGVCSKLGGRVIANNYTNTPQRTRQHVINVGAKVSNNQPRLRAKGFTGSRPVKNPTQANTVQNPTQVNTDTAGRQTPGHHRNHDPPQVYANAAVHQPSRQPGLYTNHYPSSAYTSGRQTTGSYLSQSHPQAHTTWGPTGVPYENHNHQPAYTPVYQAAGPYYYPSQQQPHTSGFQTPGSYQNEYQSQSPVHTSGIQRPGPYNYHSQPQGHTTGVHMPGQYQNGCYNQLAYTAGQGSHQNWRGAQYTPGHQARYYRNGVTTRYEPVAGGLQNGPARARDSRSQGSSSRTEWRGSSQHQT